The following nucleotide sequence is from candidate division KSB1 bacterium.
TAAGCGATTTTGGTGCCATGGCAGCAGTGAAACGAAGCCGTGCTCTGTTTGAGTGCCGTCGCGATGAGGTATCATAGGCGCGCTCCAGGTATCGCCGCCATCTTTTGAGAATGAAATGTTTACATCATAGGCATAGGTGTCCTTGCCACTTTTGGCCGGCCAGTGGGCGGCTAATACGCCATCATCCAAAACAGCAATAGAAGGGAAATCAGCCCAATTGACAAACCAGTTGTCACCTTCAGCTATTGTTTTAGGTTTAGTCCATTGGTTTCCCTCCAGGATACTAAATCGTAATGCGTGGCCGTTTTCAATCTTTTCACTCCAACTCATGTAAATTCGGCCATCATTGGCAGTGAACAAATTGGGTGTCTGGCTGCCAGGTAAAGCGGGGGATTCGATTGTTTGAATTTGATCGGCTGAAAAGGTTGCGGATTTTTCACAACCGAAAAATAATCCGATAATGATTATTAGCAGCCAGTACATCAATTTAGAATTCTTCATTTGGTTCTCCTAAGTTTAATTGAATTTCAAAAATAGTTTAATGTGGGTTTATAGTCAAGTTTAAAGTGCACTACGACTGGGAAAAATCTCGATGAAACCATTTACATAGACAT
It contains:
- a CDS encoding exo-alpha-sialidase; protein product: MKNSKLMYWLLIIIIGLFFGCEKSATFSADQIQTIESPALPGSQTPNLFTANDGRIYMSWSEKIENGHALRFSILEGNQWTKPKTIAEGDNWFVNWADFPSIAVLDDGVLAAHWPAKSGKDTYAYDVNISFSKDGGDTWSAPMIPHRDGTQTEHGFVSLLPWHQNRL